One window from the genome of Rufibacter tibetensis encodes:
- a CDS encoding UTP--glucose-1-phosphate uridylyltransferase has translation MNIFIQTITSPDPALRDRSFFQLSRGMSSKELFRALRELDEFRKTTPSLYDKVRAILFLFAGYRFFLMEAADTPATGKIPYAGFEDLLSRRFEHAISTFLKEIDTHGPNATLFSGLAESYHHLSFQILADQVRKSVRSSKGNQWMFRVGHQEEHPIKVHPSLLQRQEGSLFYPVLEEQTAVRMDLTHSGWSDIFFLGMDYPEGARVLNISIDLGVFGRDKDIKPPLQSYVRVIPEQVLRLTSIDLNTSKDITELEDLFNFGNDYLSLIKAGVIASGLIPPSFEGTNQSLTQILARIVAPGMGIELVTKVNDIPKGSRFAVSTNLLGSIISLLMRATGQTKNLVGGLEESERRLVASRAILGEWIGGSGGGWQDSGGVWPGIKAIQGTFAQEGDPEFRISRGTLLPRHRVLQGEDIHPEMAEKIMNSLVLMHGGMASNVGPILEMVTEKYLLRGEKEWEARQKTNQIFDNILAALKEGDIRKLAANTAHNWEYPIKTIIPWASTYFTEQIIKKAKKEFGENYLGFLMLGGMSGGGMGMFVNPDQYEEHKRKVLDILRATKAELSDSLPFAMEPVVYNWRVNNKGSWSYLRQGAEALMPEQYYGIHVSELVRKDPQSISYVRRAEIDFFTTYCEKNNLAYPLLRTIISNLFKVSDPSSQNNRGNENQKADAIKKDNGFDFIQHEEIREQLQKGLIGLSRNRLPNETSIEDVQPSDLAHLENLNGEAKTGEEAIRAGKVGVLSLAAGVGSRWTKGAGVIKALNPFVEIDGVHRSFLEIHLAKTKSIATKYGALIPHIVATSYLTHEPIRKQLELTQKFGYAGPVYLSPGRSIGQRYVPTERDLRFLWEEMPQETLDENKQKVREAGRGAMINWAKGKGEGSDYVDNIASQRFSPLGHWYEVSNMLRNGVLAQILEENPQLETIMLHNIDTLGADINPAALGHHLDSGNVLTFEVVPRRIEDRGGGLARVNGKVRLLEGLAQPREEDELNLSYYNTMTTWIQIDPLLALFGLTRADLKGDAAVLAKAVRSVAHRMPTYVTIKDVKYRWGHGQEDIYPVAQIEKLWSDMSALADIKCGYIAVPRQRGQQMKEPAQLDAWVTDGSKDHIVSLGIFN, from the coding sequence ATGAACATTTTTATACAAACCATTACTTCTCCTGACCCCGCCTTACGTGACCGTTCCTTTTTCCAGTTAAGCCGGGGCATGTCCTCCAAGGAACTGTTCAGGGCGTTGCGGGAACTGGATGAATTTAGGAAAACCACCCCAAGTTTATACGACAAGGTACGGGCCATCCTGTTCCTGTTTGCCGGATACCGGTTCTTCTTAATGGAAGCCGCTGACACGCCTGCCACCGGGAAAATACCTTACGCCGGGTTTGAGGATTTACTTTCCCGCCGTTTTGAACACGCCATTTCTACCTTCCTGAAGGAAATAGACACCCATGGGCCTAATGCTACTTTGTTCAGCGGCTTAGCCGAAAGCTACCATCACTTGTCTTTCCAGATCCTTGCCGACCAGGTACGGAAAAGCGTGCGCTCCAGCAAAGGAAACCAGTGGATGTTCAGAGTAGGGCACCAGGAAGAGCACCCCATCAAGGTGCATCCTTCTTTGTTGCAGCGGCAGGAAGGTTCTCTGTTTTACCCTGTTCTGGAAGAGCAAACGGCCGTGCGGATGGACTTAACCCACAGCGGCTGGTCAGACATTTTCTTCTTGGGTATGGACTACCCCGAGGGTGCCCGCGTGCTGAACATCTCCATTGACCTAGGCGTATTTGGCCGCGACAAAGACATTAAACCGCCCTTGCAATCTTATGTGCGGGTCATCCCGGAGCAGGTCCTTCGCCTGACCAGCATTGACTTGAATACCTCTAAGGATATTACGGAACTGGAGGACCTGTTCAACTTTGGGAATGATTACCTGAGTTTGATCAAGGCTGGGGTAATTGCCTCTGGTTTAATTCCACCTTCCTTTGAAGGCACTAACCAATCACTTACCCAGATCCTGGCCCGCATTGTGGCCCCGGGAATGGGAATTGAATTGGTGACCAAAGTAAACGACATCCCGAAAGGATCGCGTTTTGCAGTTTCTACCAACTTGCTGGGATCCATTATCAGCTTACTTATGCGCGCCACCGGCCAGACGAAGAATCTGGTGGGCGGCTTAGAGGAAAGCGAACGGCGTTTAGTGGCGTCACGCGCTATTCTGGGCGAGTGGATTGGCGGCTCCGGTGGTGGTTGGCAAGACTCCGGTGGCGTTTGGCCAGGTATTAAAGCCATACAGGGTACCTTTGCCCAGGAAGGCGATCCAGAGTTCCGCATTAGTCGGGGTACGTTGTTGCCACGGCACCGGGTATTGCAGGGAGAAGACATTCACCCTGAAATGGCCGAGAAGATCATGAACTCGCTGGTGCTTATGCACGGCGGCATGGCTTCCAACGTGGGTCCAATCCTGGAAATGGTAACTGAAAAGTACCTGCTCAGAGGCGAGAAAGAGTGGGAGGCCCGTCAGAAAACAAACCAAATTTTTGACAACATCCTGGCTGCCCTGAAAGAAGGCGATATCCGGAAATTGGCCGCTAATACGGCGCACAACTGGGAGTACCCAATCAAGACCATTATTCCTTGGGCTTCTACCTACTTCACGGAGCAGATTATTAAGAAAGCGAAGAAGGAGTTTGGGGAGAATTACCTAGGCTTCCTGATGCTGGGCGGTATGTCTGGCGGAGGTATGGGCATGTTTGTGAACCCAGACCAGTATGAGGAGCATAAACGCAAGGTGCTGGACATTCTGCGGGCTACCAAAGCTGAATTGTCTGACTCGCTTCCGTTTGCCATGGAGCCGGTGGTCTACAACTGGCGCGTCAATAACAAAGGCTCTTGGTCTTACCTGCGGCAAGGTGCAGAGGCGCTTATGCCGGAGCAGTACTACGGAATTCACGTGTCTGAACTTGTCCGGAAAGACCCGCAGTCCATTTCGTATGTGCGCCGCGCAGAGATTGATTTCTTTACCACGTACTGCGAAAAGAACAACCTGGCGTACCCGTTGCTGCGCACCATCATTAGTAACCTGTTCAAGGTTTCTGACCCGTCTTCGCAAAACAACCGCGGAAACGAAAACCAGAAAGCAGACGCCATCAAGAAAGACAATGGCTTTGACTTTATCCAGCACGAAGAAATAAGAGAGCAGCTGCAAAAAGGCCTGATTGGCTTGTCGCGCAACCGTTTGCCTAATGAGACATCTATTGAAGATGTGCAGCCATCAGACCTGGCCCACTTAGAGAATCTGAATGGGGAAGCGAAGACCGGTGAAGAGGCCATCAGAGCCGGGAAAGTAGGCGTGTTGAGCTTGGCGGCAGGCGTAGGTAGCCGGTGGACCAAAGGAGCCGGGGTGATCAAAGCCTTGAACCCGTTCGTGGAAATTGACGGGGTACACCGCAGTTTCCTGGAGATTCACTTGGCCAAGACCAAATCCATCGCAACTAAATACGGCGCCCTGATTCCGCACATTGTGGCCACCAGTTACCTGACCCATGAGCCGATCAGAAAGCAACTGGAGCTTACCCAAAAGTTTGGCTATGCTGGACCTGTGTATTTGTCTCCGGGCCGTTCCATTGGGCAACGGTATGTGCCAACAGAGCGTGACTTGCGCTTCCTGTGGGAAGAAATGCCGCAGGAAACCCTGGACGAAAACAAGCAAAAGGTGCGTGAAGCTGGCCGGGGTGCCATGATCAACTGGGCCAAGGGTAAAGGCGAAGGTTCTGATTACGTAGACAATATTGCCTCACAACGGTTCTCGCCGCTAGGGCACTGGTACGAAGTCTCTAACATGCTTCGGAACGGAGTGTTGGCTCAGATACTGGAAGAGAATCCACAGTTGGAAACCATCATGCTCCACAACATTGATACCCTTGGTGCTGATATCAACCCGGCCGCTTTAGGCCATCACTTGGACTCTGGCAATGTACTTACCTTTGAGGTGGTGCCTCGTCGCATTGAGGACCGCGGTGGTGGACTGGCCCGCGTGAACGGGAAGGTACGTCTATTGGAAGGCTTGGCCCAGCCAAGGGAAGAAGACGAGCTGAACCTAAGCTACTACAACACCATGACCACCTGGATCCAGATTGATCCGTTGCTGGCGTTGTTTGGCTTAACCCGTGCTGATCTGAAAGGCGATGCCGCTGTGCTGGCGAAAGCTGTTAGAAGTGTGGCCCACCGTATGCCTACCTACGTGACCATCAAAGATGTGAAATACCGTTGGGGCCACGGCCAGGAAGACATTTACCCAGTAGCTCAGATTGAGAAGCTGTGGAGTGACATGTCGGCATTGGCAGACATCAAGTGCGGCTACATTGCGGTTCCTCGTCAAAGGGGCCAGCAAATGAAAGAACCCGCTCAGCTAGACGCCTGGGTAACCGATGGCAGCAAAGACCATATCGTTTCGCTGGGTATCTTCAACTAA
- a CDS encoding UTP--glucose-1-phosphate uridylyltransferase → MKVRKAVITAAARGARLYPVADTVQKAMLPVVDIDGLPKPTIQIIAEEALASGIEEICVICAPGDGPRYLEAFTSLRDNLLESFKNTDWAKEEAEKVDQLRTCIQFVEQSEPLGYGHAVYCARDFVKDEPFLLLLGDHLYVSNNPTQRSAAQLIELAVQEECAVSAVNPTIEHQIHRYGTLTGKHLPNQKGVYQIDRIIEKPSLSTAELELQTPGLRNGYYLCFFGMHVLTPNVFARLQTQIESGSQNIQLTTALQELAIAEKYLALEVKGNRYDLSKKQGLLQAQIALGLAGEAHDETLTSMVDLLAEANQRKVK, encoded by the coding sequence ATGAAAGTAAGAAAAGCTGTCATAACAGCGGCGGCCCGAGGCGCTAGATTGTATCCGGTTGCTGATACCGTTCAAAAAGCCATGTTGCCGGTCGTTGACATTGACGGACTCCCAAAACCTACTATTCAAATTATTGCCGAAGAGGCGCTGGCCAGTGGCATAGAGGAAATCTGCGTGATCTGCGCCCCCGGCGATGGTCCCCGCTATCTGGAGGCATTCACTTCGTTGCGCGACAACCTGCTTGAATCATTCAAAAACACAGACTGGGCCAAAGAAGAGGCAGAGAAAGTAGATCAGCTGCGTACCTGCATTCAGTTTGTAGAACAAAGCGAACCCCTAGGTTACGGACATGCCGTGTACTGCGCCCGTGACTTCGTGAAAGATGAGCCTTTCCTATTGCTTTTGGGTGATCACTTGTACGTATCTAACAATCCAACCCAGCGCTCTGCCGCCCAGTTGATTGAACTGGCAGTGCAGGAAGAATGCGCCGTTTCGGCAGTGAACCCCACCATTGAGCACCAGATTCACCGCTATGGAACCCTTACCGGCAAGCACCTTCCTAATCAGAAAGGCGTGTACCAAATTGACCGGATCATTGAAAAACCTTCTTTAAGCACCGCTGAGCTAGAACTGCAAACGCCTGGTTTGCGAAACGGATACTATCTCTGCTTTTTCGGGATGCACGTGCTGACGCCTAACGTGTTCGCCAGGCTACAAACCCAGATTGAAAGCGGCAGCCAGAACATTCAATTAACCACCGCTTTACAGGAACTGGCTATTGCTGAGAAATACCTGGCCCTTGAAGTGAAAGGGAACCGCTACGACCTCAGCAAAAAACAAGGTTTGCTCCAGGCGCAGATTGCCTTAGGCTTGGCCGGAGAGGCGCATGATGAAACCCTCACTTCCATGGTAGATCTGCTGGCCGAAGCCAATCAGCGGAAAGTTAAATAG
- a CDS encoding PAS domain-containing sensor histidine kinase, whose translation MPLTDNFPGFFEALVENTGQAFFAYDLTAQQFTFVNQECAVAFKQPNSDLSPSELLGMVNEDDQPYVLEKLEDLVKHGKGSRTEFRIQFPDQPEQWVCVTVSLLQEPSGKKMILGHIEDISIQRTYNDHLKRFSNKKNSVLNILAHDLAGPLGMIQNLTGILSEQLEAKEEEDAQETLRVMLRISKQSTNLLREFMNNEFLESSKTQLVTRRVNLKEKMAEMLVEYQNERGDLLGVNLDFVYTSDEVYAEVDDLKFMQIITNLISNSLKFTPTGGRITVTLEEEDTTVLVTVADTGIGIPDKYHDTLFEKFTPARRPGLKGEQSVGLGMSIIKTLVDWHKGQIWFESEESKGTTFYLRVPKEQQ comes from the coding sequence ATGCCATTGACAGATAACTTTCCGGGCTTTTTTGAGGCTTTAGTTGAAAACACAGGTCAGGCTTTTTTTGCCTATGACCTGACTGCTCAGCAATTCACGTTTGTCAACCAGGAGTGTGCTGTCGCATTCAAACAGCCTAATTCGGATTTGTCACCTTCCGAATTGCTGGGCATGGTCAATGAAGATGATCAACCCTACGTGCTGGAGAAGCTGGAAGATTTGGTAAAACATGGAAAAGGGTCTAGAACTGAGTTCCGTATTCAATTTCCAGATCAGCCTGAACAATGGGTTTGTGTTACGGTTTCTTTACTGCAAGAACCATCTGGTAAAAAGATGATCCTTGGTCATATAGAAGACATCTCAATCCAGCGTACCTACAACGACCACCTCAAACGCTTTTCTAACAAGAAGAACTCTGTTTTGAATATTCTGGCGCATGACCTTGCCGGCCCTTTGGGTATGATTCAGAACTTAACTGGTATTCTCTCTGAGCAACTGGAAGCCAAAGAAGAGGAAGACGCCCAGGAGACGTTAAGAGTAATGCTTAGAATCAGCAAGCAGAGTACCAATTTGCTACGGGAATTCATGAACAATGAGTTTCTGGAGTCTTCTAAAACGCAGCTGGTAACCAGACGGGTAAACCTGAAGGAGAAAATGGCTGAAATGTTGGTGGAATACCAGAATGAAAGAGGTGATCTGCTAGGGGTAAACTTAGATTTTGTATACACCAGTGACGAGGTCTATGCTGAGGTTGATGATTTGAAGTTCATGCAGATCATCACCAACCTAATTTCCAACTCGCTTAAGTTTACTCCAACCGGAGGAAGGATAACTGTCACCCTGGAAGAGGAAGATACTACTGTTCTGGTCACAGTGGCAGATACCGGCATAGGCATTCCAGATAAATACCACGACACCCTTTTTGAAAAGTTCACCCCGGCCCGTCGCCCCGGATTGAAGGGCGAACAATCAGTAGGCCTTGGTATGTCCATCATCAAAACGTTGGTAGATTGGCACAAAGGCCAAATCTGGTTTGAAAGCGAAGAAAGCAAAGGCACTACGTTTTACCTACGGGTTCCTAAAGAGCAGCAGTAA